From the genome of Rhizobium sp. NXC24, one region includes:
- a CDS encoding tautomerase family protein, which yields MPLLKFHLLKGRTADEVALLLDAAHDAMVQSFGVPRDDRYQVVSEYQHPYMQACDTGLGIPRTEKFVLVEVISRPRGREAKVAFYQNLCSALADKCDVPASDVMVSFIENSDEDWSFGYGRAQFLTGEL from the coding sequence ATGCCGCTGCTGAAGTTTCATCTCCTTAAAGGGCGTACGGCTGACGAAGTAGCCTTGCTGCTGGACGCTGCCCATGACGCGATGGTCCAGTCATTCGGCGTGCCGCGGGACGACCGTTACCAGGTCGTGTCGGAATACCAGCATCCTTATATGCAGGCCTGCGACACCGGGCTGGGAATCCCGCGGACTGAAAAATTTGTGCTCGTGGAGGTCATCTCGCGACCCCGCGGCCGAGAAGCGAAAGTCGCCTTCTATCAGAACCTATGTTCGGCACTCGCGGACAAATGCGATGTGCCAGCCTCCGACGTGATGGTCTCATTCATCGAGAATTCCGATGAGGATTGGTCGTTCGGTTATGGCCGTGCGCAGTTCCTGACGGGTGAGCTCTGA
- a CDS encoding sugar phosphate isomerase/epimerase produces the protein MKLSICTDVMGNLSFTEMLDKCVKLGVEGIEMTGGGWSRAPHFRADELLEDRQLLKTKLKEIEARGLEIAALNCSANPLDPGDMGKRHRREMEQTIRLAGEIGVKTIVTMSGLPEAAPGDSVPNWLVYTKSWPDEMPERDRYQWEDRAFPLWHDLVKLAKEVGVEKYALENFSAMLVWNPETLFRLRNEVGPTVGMNLDPSHLMWMGADPIASARALGGAIHHCHGKDTRIERGLADVNGLLELKDVTDVANRSWNYVAVGAGHDLQWWKEFFSVVRMVGYNGWVSLEMEDFTMSTDAGIQSSIDALRATISR, from the coding sequence ATGAAACTTTCCATTTGCACCGATGTGATGGGGAACCTTTCCTTCACGGAGATGCTCGACAAATGCGTCAAACTCGGTGTCGAGGGTATCGAGATGACCGGCGGCGGCTGGTCGCGCGCACCGCATTTCCGCGCCGACGAGCTCCTCGAGGACAGGCAGCTTCTCAAGACAAAGCTGAAGGAGATCGAGGCGCGTGGCCTCGAAATCGCCGCGCTCAACTGCTCGGCAAACCCGCTTGATCCAGGCGACATGGGCAAGCGCCATCGCAGGGAAATGGAGCAGACCATCCGCCTTGCCGGCGAGATCGGCGTGAAGACCATCGTCACCATGTCGGGCCTGCCGGAAGCGGCTCCCGGCGACAGCGTTCCCAATTGGCTCGTCTATACCAAGAGCTGGCCTGACGAGATGCCCGAGCGTGACCGCTATCAGTGGGAAGACCGGGCCTTCCCGCTCTGGCATGATCTGGTGAAGCTGGCCAAAGAAGTTGGCGTCGAAAAATACGCGCTCGAAAACTTCTCGGCTATGCTGGTGTGGAATCCCGAGACCCTTTTCCGCCTTCGCAACGAAGTCGGCCCGACGGTCGGGATGAATCTCGATCCGTCCCACCTGATGTGGATGGGTGCGGACCCGATTGCTTCGGCGCGCGCGCTCGGCGGCGCGATCCATCATTGCCACGGCAAGGATACACGCATCGAACGCGGTTTGGCTGACGTGAATGGGCTACTTGAGCTCAAGGACGTCACCGACGTCGCGAACCGTAGCTGGAACTATGTCGCCGTCGGCGCCGGCCACGATCTGCAATGGTGGAAGGAGTTCTTCTCCGTCGTTCGCATGGTTGGCTACAATGGTTGGGTCAGCCTCGAAATGGAAGATTTCACCATGTCGACGGACGCTGGCATCCAATCCTCGATCGACGCGCTCCGGGCCACGATCAGCCGATGA
- a CDS encoding Gfo/Idh/MocA family oxidoreductase — MLNGERLIERPLRWGMVGGGRTGQVGYKHRTGALRDGTYRLVCGAFDLDAERGRDFGVNLGVDAERCYADYKELIAKETAREDGVDVVSIATPNFTHYEITKACLEAGLHVICEKPLFFSVAECEEIERLAEEKGLIVGVTYGFTGHPLVHQMAAMVAKGMLGEIRIVDLQYTHGSNAGDDVNAPEAVKWRTNPVTAGPTFVLGDIGTHLYYLSEVVLPHLKIEKLLCDRKAFIPSRAPLEDHATVLMHYDNGARGRLWVSSVNAGNMGSQRYRFVGSKASVEWSDSHPDQLLYDVQGEPNRILHHGMPYLEKESLAVDRMGALHTEGLGDSWSNIYLWIAQAIDAKRRGDEAFLRDHHYPGIKAGTEGVRWLENCVRSADAGSAWIDFK, encoded by the coding sequence ATGCTGAACGGAGAAAGACTTATCGAACGCCCCTTGCGTTGGGGGATGGTAGGCGGCGGCCGCACCGGGCAGGTGGGATACAAGCACCGAACCGGCGCGCTGCGCGACGGCACCTATCGGCTGGTGTGCGGTGCCTTCGACCTCGACGCCGAACGCGGTCGCGATTTCGGCGTGAACCTCGGGGTCGATGCCGAGCGCTGCTATGCCGATTACAAGGAGCTGATCGCCAAGGAGACGGCACGGGAGGACGGCGTCGACGTCGTCTCGATCGCCACGCCGAACTTCACGCATTATGAGATCACCAAGGCCTGCCTCGAAGCCGGCCTCCACGTGATCTGCGAAAAGCCGTTGTTCTTCAGCGTCGCCGAATGCGAGGAGATCGAGAGGCTTGCCGAGGAAAAGGGCCTGATCGTCGGCGTGACCTATGGCTTCACCGGCCACCCGCTGGTGCACCAGATGGCGGCGATGGTTGCCAAGGGCATGCTGGGTGAGATCCGCATCGTCGATCTGCAATACACGCACGGCTCCAACGCGGGCGATGATGTGAATGCGCCCGAAGCCGTGAAGTGGCGCACCAATCCCGTAACCGCCGGCCCGACCTTCGTTCTCGGCGATATCGGCACGCATCTCTATTACCTGTCCGAGGTCGTGCTGCCGCACCTGAAGATCGAAAAGCTTCTGTGTGACCGCAAGGCGTTCATCCCGAGCCGCGCGCCGCTCGAAGACCATGCCACCGTGCTCATGCACTATGACAACGGCGCGCGCGGCCGGCTATGGGTGTCCTCCGTCAACGCTGGCAACATGGGATCGCAGCGTTACCGCTTCGTCGGTTCCAAGGCTTCCGTGGAATGGTCCGACAGCCATCCCGACCAGTTGCTCTATGACGTGCAGGGCGAGCCGAACCGCATCCTGCATCACGGCATGCCTTATCTCGAAAAGGAAAGCCTGGCAGTTGACCGCATGGGCGCGCTGCATACCGAAGGTCTCGGGGACAGTTGGTCGAATATCTACCTTTGGATTGCCCAGGCCATCGACGCCAAGCGACGCGGCGACGAAGCGTTTCTCAGAGATCATCATTATCCGGGCATCAAGGCCGGCACCGAAGGTGTCCGCTGGCTGGAGAATTGCGTGCGTTCGGCTGACGCTGGCTCTGCCTGGATCGATTTCAAGTGA
- a CDS encoding methyl-accepting chemotaxis protein — protein MKLFLKWFSGLKFRFKVAGGFLVILILAAIVGSVGYSAIVDLSSRFSIVGRSAEVTNEMQSTSLQRERYLFDPGIESASATRQRIQDLNAALVTLSEAVKNDPLVTAKVAEVKATVDEFASTFDGVIAQTDQQQQRLATLQRSISDLEALAASINDAVGKEESRIRVAADAANKELSAANGLLGSAVKLQQGANSIKSIQQESGGAFLGDFLQQAKTVAESIVVETEKLNGQQIDGLDPAVLPKLAQAGKLLEQSLDDIGSTEDFKRKFDAQTIVGKTVNEILALTQSIQAQTFPLVDAAMNKASASSAELSKFRELAVQAETLGRLALAARAEMLKLFGGFGDTDPAPVEEQLKDLVALEKTIATAATALPSIADDVKQIPVSITIFDKAFREMLVAQADLAREREQLAKLTTEVSLKIDTLNAEQINTAHTAAGSATFKIGVTVLVAIAGGICLAVLLNFAISRPIQSMTDVIRKLASGENDVLIPGINRGDEIGIMAKAVQVLRATAIEKLSLEDRAEQNRRESEIERNNREREKLLEATKLQKAVNALAAGLRRLASGDISIDIDEKFSDELDRLRTDFNSAQAHLRVALSDVERSATSIRSNTRELDLAVNDLSRRTEKQATSLEETAAALEEITATVRASADRANEAGQIAAKTSDATSHAQDVVRNAVSAMAKIEQSSEKIRQIISVMDDIAFQTNLLALNAGVEAARAGEAGNGFAVVAQEVRELAARSATAAKEITSLINTSNADVTSGVGLVTESGGTLQEIDHYVNDMHQRVKAIASSSQEQFASISSVNSAVRSMDHMTQQNAAMVEEASASTAALSGEAERLHDQFARFELGGTEKRNLEDGVTAA, from the coding sequence ATGAAATTATTTTTAAAATGGTTTTCCGGACTTAAATTCAGATTCAAGGTTGCAGGCGGCTTTCTTGTCATATTGATTTTGGCTGCAATTGTCGGCTCGGTTGGATATTCCGCAATTGTCGACCTGTCATCGCGCTTCAGCATCGTTGGTCGTTCTGCAGAGGTCACCAACGAGATGCAGTCGACATCGCTTCAGCGAGAGCGATATTTGTTCGATCCTGGCATCGAGAGTGCCAGCGCCACGCGCCAGCGGATCCAGGATCTCAACGCGGCGCTCGTAACGCTTTCTGAAGCGGTAAAGAACGATCCGTTGGTCACGGCCAAGGTCGCGGAAGTCAAGGCGACGGTCGATGAGTTCGCTTCCACATTTGACGGAGTGATTGCACAGACAGATCAGCAGCAACAGCGCCTTGCCACGCTTCAGCGGAGTATTTCGGATCTGGAAGCGCTGGCGGCCTCGATCAATGATGCCGTGGGCAAGGAAGAGAGCCGAATCCGGGTCGCAGCAGACGCGGCGAACAAGGAGTTGAGCGCTGCCAATGGGCTGCTCGGCAGCGCGGTCAAACTCCAGCAGGGTGCGAACTCGATCAAAAGCATCCAGCAGGAAAGCGGCGGTGCGTTCCTGGGCGATTTTCTTCAGCAGGCGAAAACTGTCGCTGAAAGCATCGTCGTCGAGACGGAAAAACTCAATGGACAGCAAATAGACGGTTTGGACCCGGCGGTGCTTCCGAAACTCGCCCAGGCAGGCAAACTGCTTGAACAGTCGCTGGACGACATTGGCAGCACCGAGGATTTCAAGAGGAAATTCGACGCGCAAACGATCGTCGGAAAAACGGTCAACGAAATCCTCGCTTTGACCCAAAGCATCCAGGCGCAGACCTTTCCGCTGGTGGACGCCGCCATGAACAAGGCATCCGCATCGTCGGCGGAGCTTTCCAAATTCAGGGAGCTCGCAGTCCAGGCCGAAACGCTCGGCAGATTGGCGCTCGCTGCCCGCGCCGAAATGCTCAAACTGTTCGGGGGGTTCGGCGATACCGATCCGGCGCCCGTCGAGGAACAGCTCAAGGACCTCGTTGCGCTGGAAAAGACCATTGCGACTGCAGCAACCGCACTTCCCTCCATTGCCGACGACGTAAAGCAAATCCCTGTCTCGATTACGATCTTTGACAAGGCGTTCAGGGAAATGCTTGTTGCGCAGGCCGATCTGGCAAGGGAGCGGGAACAGCTTGCGAAGCTGACGACTGAGGTCAGTTTGAAAATCGATACGCTCAATGCCGAGCAAATTAATACCGCTCATACGGCAGCCGGTTCTGCCACATTCAAAATCGGGGTCACCGTTCTGGTTGCAATTGCCGGCGGCATCTGCCTTGCCGTCCTGCTCAACTTCGCCATCAGCCGCCCAATCCAATCCATGACGGACGTCATCCGAAAGCTCGCCAGTGGCGAAAACGACGTCCTCATCCCCGGCATTAATCGTGGGGACGAGATCGGCATCATGGCAAAAGCCGTCCAGGTTCTGCGAGCGACCGCAATCGAAAAACTCTCCCTCGAGGATAGGGCCGAACAAAATCGACGCGAAAGCGAGATCGAGCGTAACAACCGCGAGCGTGAAAAATTACTGGAGGCCACGAAGCTTCAAAAGGCCGTCAATGCCTTGGCTGCCGGTCTTAGACGCCTTGCTTCCGGCGATATCTCCATCGACATTGATGAAAAATTCAGTGATGAACTGGATCGGTTGCGCACAGACTTCAATTCGGCGCAGGCCCATCTTCGCGTTGCTTTGTCTGATGTCGAACGAAGCGCCACTTCCATTCGCTCCAACACGCGCGAACTCGATTTGGCGGTGAATGACCTTTCTCGCCGGACGGAAAAGCAGGCGACGTCTCTTGAGGAGACAGCCGCCGCCTTGGAAGAGATCACGGCCACCGTAAGAGCCTCCGCCGACCGCGCCAACGAAGCCGGGCAGATTGCCGCGAAAACATCCGACGCGACGTCGCATGCGCAGGATGTCGTGCGAAACGCGGTTTCTGCCATGGCCAAGATCGAGCAATCGTCGGAAAAAATCCGACAGATCATCTCCGTCATGGACGATATTGCGTTCCAGACGAACCTGCTCGCGCTCAATGCCGGCGTAGAAGCGGCGCGAGCAGGCGAGGCTGGAAACGGCTTCGCGGTTGTGGCGCAGGAGGTCCGCGAACTGGCGGCAAGATCGGCGACGGCGGCCAAGGAGATCACCTCCCTGATCAACACATCCAACGCGGATGTCACTTCCGGCGTCGGTCTTGTTACGGAAAGCGGCGGGACACTCCAGGAGATTGATCACTACGTCAACGATATGCACCAGCGCGTCAAGGCAATCGCCAGTTCCTCTCAGGAGCAATTTGCCAGCATCTCGTCGGTAAATTCCGCTGTGCGTTCCATGGATCATATGACGCAGCAAAATGCCGCCATGGTGGAAGAAGCCTCGGCCAGCACGGCGGCTTTGTCAGGGGAAGCCGAACGGCTGCATGACCAGTTTGCACGTTTTGAACTTGGCGGAACTGAAAAGAGGAATCTTGAAGACGGGGTGACGGCTGCGTAG
- the iolD gene encoding 3D-(3,5/4)-trihydroxycyclohexane-1,2-dione acylhydrolase (decyclizing), with the protein MTKTIKLTAAQALVKWLSVQMTEDGERFIEGVWAIFGHGNVAGLGEALHGIGDALPTWRGQNEQTMAHAAIAYAKTKRRKRAHAVTSSIGPGATNMVTAAALAHVNRLPVLFIPGDIFANRRPDPVLQQIEDFDDGTVSANDAFRPVVRYFDRIARPEHLLTALPRAFSVMTDPANCGPVCLAFCQDVQADAYDYPESFFEPKVWRIRRPEPDPRELEEVAVLIGAAKNPVIISGGGVLYSDAEDTLAAFAKRHNIPFVETQAGKGANAWDNAFNFGSPGVTGSECANRLSEKADLVIGVGTRFQDFTTGSWALFKNEGRKLISINLHGYDATKHGAAPVVGDARVTLEKLSVLLGNYRAPSFDAESRVQWHETVKAVTAAPQADLVNHLPTDAQVIGAVQRVATDKTVVMCAAGTMPGALQVLWQSVKGGYHMEYGYSCMGYEVAGAMGIKLAAPDKEVICFVGDGSYMMANSELATAVMRRVPFTVVLTDNRGYGCINRLQIECGGAEFNNMYKDTNIEVMPELDFVGHARSMGAQAEKAADIADLEKKIADARLRSIPTVIVIDTDAVPGTGAGGHWWDVAVPQAGGPERLERAREHYNRNARDQRTFD; encoded by the coding sequence ATGACAAAGACAATCAAGCTTACAGCCGCACAGGCTCTGGTCAAATGGCTCTCGGTCCAGATGACCGAGGATGGCGAGCGCTTCATCGAGGGTGTCTGGGCGATCTTCGGCCACGGCAATGTTGCGGGGCTCGGCGAAGCCCTGCACGGCATCGGCGATGCATTGCCGACGTGGCGTGGCCAGAATGAACAGACCATGGCCCATGCGGCGATCGCCTATGCCAAGACAAAAAGGCGCAAGCGCGCTCATGCCGTGACTTCCTCCATCGGGCCGGGAGCCACCAACATGGTGACGGCGGCAGCATTGGCGCATGTCAACCGCCTGCCGGTGCTATTCATCCCGGGTGACATCTTTGCTAACCGGCGGCCCGATCCCGTTCTTCAGCAGATCGAGGACTTCGATGACGGCACGGTTAGCGCCAACGATGCCTTTCGGCCTGTCGTGCGCTATTTCGACCGCATTGCCCGGCCCGAACATTTGTTGACCGCGCTGCCGCGCGCCTTCTCGGTCATGACGGATCCGGCCAATTGCGGGCCGGTATGCCTTGCTTTCTGCCAGGATGTGCAGGCGGATGCCTATGATTATCCCGAAAGCTTCTTTGAGCCCAAGGTTTGGCGTATCCGGCGGCCGGAGCCTGATCCGCGGGAATTGGAAGAAGTTGCTGTCTTGATCGGCGCTGCCAAGAACCCGGTGATCATTTCGGGCGGCGGCGTGCTTTATTCCGACGCGGAAGATACGCTCGCCGCATTCGCGAAACGCCACAACATCCCGTTCGTGGAGACCCAGGCAGGCAAGGGGGCGAACGCATGGGATAACGCCTTCAATTTCGGCTCGCCCGGCGTTACCGGATCCGAATGCGCCAATCGCCTGTCGGAGAAGGCGGACCTCGTGATCGGGGTCGGTACCCGCTTTCAGGATTTCACCACCGGATCATGGGCGCTGTTCAAGAACGAGGGGCGAAAGCTCATCTCCATCAACCTGCATGGCTACGACGCCACTAAACATGGTGCGGCGCCGGTCGTCGGCGACGCACGTGTGACGCTCGAGAAGCTTTCCGTCCTGCTGGGCAACTATCGGGCTCCGTCGTTCGATGCGGAAAGCAGGGTTCAATGGCACGAGACGGTGAAAGCCGTCACGGCTGCGCCGCAGGCCGATCTTGTCAACCATCTTCCCACGGATGCGCAGGTCATCGGTGCCGTTCAACGCGTGGCCACCGACAAGACCGTGGTGATGTGCGCCGCCGGCACCATGCCGGGTGCGCTGCAGGTTCTGTGGCAGTCCGTCAAGGGTGGTTATCACATGGAGTACGGCTATTCCTGCATGGGCTATGAGGTGGCAGGCGCCATGGGCATCAAGCTTGCGGCGCCCGATAAGGAGGTCATCTGCTTTGTCGGAGACGGCTCCTACATGATGGCCAATTCCGAACTGGCGACCGCAGTGATGCGACGCGTTCCCTTCACCGTCGTTCTTACCGACAACCGTGGCTATGGCTGCATCAACCGCCTGCAAATCGAGTGCGGCGGGGCCGAATTCAACAATATGTACAAGGACACCAATATTGAGGTCATGCCTGAGCTCGATTTCGTCGGTCATGCGCGCTCGATGGGTGCCCAAGCGGAAAAAGCCGCTGACATCGCCGATTTGGAAAAGAAGATCGCCGACGCACGCTTGCGCTCGATACCGACGGTCATCGTCATCGATACGGATGCGGTCCCCGGCACGGGAGCGGGCGGACATTGGTGGGACGTTGCCGTCCCGCAGGCCGGCGGCCCCGAGCGGCTTGAGCGCGCCCGCGAACACTATAATCGAAACGCCCGCGACCAGCGGACCTTCGACTGA
- a CDS encoding TIM barrel protein, which produces MRNSTTITTAPCCWGVDDVKNPHLPHWEKVLDEAQQAGFGGLELGPYGYLPLDLGLVSEALNKRELTVVAGTIFDDLVSTGNRENLLRQTDEICALITHLPGPQNHTGQRYAAPYLTVMDWGHDERDYAAGHSDRAPRLKEAAWNGMVENIRAIATLARDRYGMRATIHPHAGGYIEFADELERVVNDIPADLAGLCLDTGHMVYSGMDPVATLRRYWDRVDYIHFKDIDAKIYQDVMGKRIRFFDACAEGVMCPIGRGSIDYTAVRALLTELGYGGYITIEQERDPRNAGSILDDLAASRTFLTQVGF; this is translated from the coding sequence ATGCGCAACTCCACCACCATAACCACCGCGCCCTGCTGCTGGGGTGTCGATGATGTGAAAAATCCGCATCTGCCGCACTGGGAAAAGGTGCTGGACGAGGCGCAGCAGGCCGGCTTCGGCGGGCTGGAGCTCGGGCCCTATGGCTATCTGCCCCTCGATCTCGGCCTGGTCTCCGAGGCGCTGAACAAGCGCGAGCTAACGGTCGTCGCGGGTACCATATTCGATGACCTTGTTTCGACTGGAAATCGCGAGAACCTTTTGCGGCAGACCGATGAAATCTGCGCGCTGATCACCCATTTGCCGGGGCCTCAGAACCATACGGGCCAACGTTACGCCGCGCCTTACCTCACCGTCATGGATTGGGGCCATGACGAGCGCGACTATGCTGCAGGTCACAGCGATCGGGCTCCTCGCCTCAAAGAGGCTGCATGGAACGGAATGGTCGAAAATATCCGCGCCATCGCCACGCTCGCCCGTGACCGATATGGCATGCGCGCGACCATTCATCCACACGCCGGTGGCTACATAGAGTTTGCCGACGAGCTGGAGCGTGTCGTCAATGACATCCCCGCCGACCTGGCCGGTCTTTGCCTTGATACAGGGCACATGGTCTATTCCGGCATGGATCCGGTAGCCACCTTGCGCCGCTACTGGGATCGCGTCGACTACATCCATTTCAAGGATATCGACGCCAAAATCTATCAGGACGTGATGGGCAAGCGCATCCGGTTCTTCGATGCCTGCGCCGAAGGTGTCATGTGCCCAATTGGACGCGGATCCATCGATTACACCGCGGTGCGGGCTCTTCTCACCGAACTCGGTTACGGCGGCTACATCACCATCGAGCAGGAGCGCGACCCGCGCAACGCCGGCAGCATCCTCGATGATCTGGCGGCCAGCCGGACGTTTCTAACACAAGTTGGTTTCTAA
- a CDS encoding putative quinol monooxygenase has product MKRPYKFIVTIELVPGTRDEILARAPDVQARTRAETGCLSYDYFTCTDDPNRLVFVEAWRDETAYAEHLLQEHTQRFLEFYEPFHRSFTFETITAET; this is encoded by the coding sequence ATGAAACGACCGTACAAGTTCATCGTCACGATTGAGCTTGTTCCGGGGACGCGGGACGAAATCCTCGCCCGCGCCCCGGACGTACAGGCGAGGACGAGGGCGGAAACCGGTTGTCTCTCCTACGACTACTTCACCTGCACCGATGACCCCAACCGCTTGGTTTTCGTCGAGGCCTGGAGAGACGAAACCGCCTATGCGGAGCATCTTTTGCAGGAGCACACGCAACGCTTCCTGGAATTCTACGAACCCTTTCACCGCTCCTTTACCTTCGAGACAATCACGGCTGAAACCTGA
- the iolC gene encoding 5-dehydro-2-deoxygluconokinase, with the protein MKSLDVITIGRSSVDLYGLQVGGRLEDMGSFNKYIGGSPTNIACGAARLGLKSGLITRVGDEHMGRFIREQLTREGVDVGGVVTDPERLTALVLLGIRDEDTFPLIFYRENCADMALCEDDIRRDYIASARAVVVTGTHLSNPRTEAAVLKALGFARESGARAALDIDYRPNLWGVAGHGEGESRFVASREVTQKLQSTLHLFDLIVGTEEEFHIAGGTADTVAALKAVRAVSSATLVCKRGAKGAVAFEGAIPDNLDAGISGEGFPIEVFNVLGAGDGFFSGLLKGWLDGEDWPTSLKYANACGAFAVSRHGCTPAYPSLEELEFFLKRGVKRSDLRNDQAVEQIHWSTNRHRNHGQDWSDYRIFAFDHRIQLEQMPGYTLEKGGAFKELCLQAAVQVQAGRSGYGILCDNRIGRKALHAASGAGLWIGRPCEWPGSRPLTLEPELGSDYGGLAEWGRDNVVKVLCFCHSDDDAATRADQEATVKRLFEASRRNNLEFLLEIIPSKVGPVNDETTAILIRQFYEIGVFPDWWKLEPMKTATGWSNAIAAIEENDRHTRGIVVLGLDAPEAELAASFEVAAGFSLVRGFAVGRTIFGDVARAWMNGEIKDAAAVEEMARRYRRLSSIWDEARTAAREKAA; encoded by the coding sequence ATGAAATCACTCGACGTCATCACGATCGGCCGATCCTCGGTCGACCTCTACGGTCTGCAGGTCGGCGGCCGGCTCGAGGACATGGGCTCGTTCAACAAATACATTGGCGGCTCGCCCACCAATATCGCCTGCGGTGCCGCCCGGCTTGGCCTCAAATCCGGCCTCATCACCCGGGTTGGCGATGAGCATATGGGTCGCTTCATCCGTGAACAGTTGACCCGCGAAGGCGTGGATGTCGGCGGTGTCGTCACCGATCCGGAGCGTCTGACGGCGCTCGTACTGCTCGGCATCCGCGACGAGGACACGTTCCCGCTGATCTTCTACCGCGAGAACTGCGCCGACATGGCGCTTTGCGAAGACGACATACGTCGGGATTACATCGCCTCGGCGCGCGCAGTTGTCGTAACCGGCACGCATCTTTCCAATCCCCGGACCGAAGCGGCCGTCCTCAAGGCGCTCGGCTTTGCGCGTGAAAGTGGCGCCAGGGCTGCCCTCGATATCGACTATCGGCCGAACCTCTGGGGTGTCGCCGGTCATGGCGAAGGGGAGAGCCGGTTTGTCGCAAGCCGGGAGGTCACGCAGAAACTTCAGTCGACGCTACATCTTTTCGATCTGATCGTGGGGACGGAGGAAGAATTCCATATCGCCGGCGGAACCGCGGATACCGTCGCGGCACTGAAGGCCGTTCGTGCCGTCTCGTCTGCAACACTCGTCTGCAAGCGCGGCGCCAAGGGCGCCGTGGCTTTCGAGGGCGCCATTCCGGACAATCTCGATGCCGGCATTTCGGGCGAAGGCTTCCCGATCGAGGTCTTCAATGTGCTCGGCGCCGGAGACGGCTTCTTCTCCGGTCTTCTCAAGGGCTGGCTGGATGGCGAAGATTGGCCGACGTCGCTCAAATACGCCAATGCCTGCGGCGCATTCGCCGTATCCCGCCACGGCTGCACGCCGGCCTACCCCTCGCTTGAGGAGTTGGAATTCTTTCTGAAACGCGGGGTCAAGCGCAGCGATTTGCGAAACGACCAAGCCGTCGAACAGATCCATTGGTCGACCAATCGCCATCGCAATCATGGGCAAGATTGGTCGGACTATCGGATCTTCGCCTTCGACCATCGCATTCAGCTTGAGCAGATGCCGGGCTATACACTCGAAAAAGGCGGCGCCTTCAAGGAGCTTTGCCTGCAGGCGGCGGTGCAGGTCCAAGCCGGCCGTTCCGGTTACGGCATTCTCTGCGACAACCGGATCGGCAGAAAGGCGCTGCACGCAGCCTCCGGCGCCGGTCTGTGGATCGGGCGGCCCTGCGAATGGCCGGGTTCGCGGCCTCTGACACTGGAACCCGAACTGGGCAGCGACTATGGCGGCCTGGCCGAATGGGGGCGCGACAACGTCGTCAAGGTGCTCTGCTTCTGCCATTCCGATGACGACGCCGCAACGCGCGCCGATCAGGAAGCAACCGTGAAGCGCCTGTTCGAGGCATCGCGCCGCAACAATCTGGAGTTCCTGCTCGAGATCATTCCGTCGAAGGTCGGGCCGGTCAACGACGAGACGACCGCGATCCTGATCCGGCAATTCTACGAGATCGGCGTCTTCCCCGATTGGTGGAAGCTCGAGCCGATGAAAACCGCCACCGGCTGGTCCAACGCCATCGCTGCCATCGAGGAGAACGACCGGCATACACGCGGCATCGTCGTGCTCGGCCTCGATGCGCCGGAGGCGGAGCTGGCCGCGAGCTTCGAGGTCGCTGCTGGATTTAGTCTGGTCAGGGGCTTTGCCGTTGGCCGAACCATCTTCGGCGACGTCGCACGCGCCTGGATGAATGGTGAAATCAAAGACGCCGCCGCCGTTGAAGAGATGGCAAGGCGCTATCGACGCTTGTCCTCGATCTGGGACGAAGCACGGACGGCCGCACGGGAGAAGGCAGCATGA